In the genome of Streptomyces racemochromogenes, one region contains:
- the fxsA gene encoding FxSxx-COOH cyclophane-containing RiPP peptide, giving the protein MNTSATPPTSTVKDRRVPLAKIDVRSASAAAVLERVLPSESGRRVQAPVFNSAL; this is encoded by the coding sequence GTGAACACTTCCGCAACCCCCCCGACCAGCACGGTCAAGGACCGCCGCGTTCCGCTCGCGAAGATCGACGTGCGCAGCGCTTCCGCCGCCGCGGTCCTCGAGCGCGTCCTTCCGTCGGAATCCGGTCGTCGCGTTCAGGCACCGGTCTTCAACTCCGCGCTCTGA
- a CDS encoding alpha/beta fold hydrolase, whose amino-acid sequence MRKEVRTADGRVLTAERWGDPDGRPVFLLHGMPGSRLGPAPRGMVLYQRRTQLIAYDRPGYGGSGRHPGRSVADVAHDVAAVADAFGLDTFAVAGRSGGAPGALACAALLPERVTRTAALVPLAPRDAEDLDWFAGMAASNVREYTAATDDPEELAARLIPRAAGIARDPGRLLDELRRELTASDRMIVSDAGLRSMLLRNYREGVRASAYGWIDDILAFSSPWGFDPAGIRCPVLIWHGELDVFSPVGHARWLGRRIPGATTAIDPDAAHFAALRALPDVLTWLLREPLGEQQPA is encoded by the coding sequence GTGCGCAAAGAGGTGCGCACCGCGGACGGCCGCGTTCTGACGGCCGAGCGGTGGGGCGACCCGGACGGCAGACCCGTCTTCCTCCTCCACGGGATGCCCGGCAGCCGGCTCGGCCCGGCCCCCCGCGGCATGGTCCTCTACCAGCGGCGGACGCAGCTCATCGCCTACGACCGGCCCGGCTACGGCGGCTCCGGACGCCACCCGGGCCGCTCCGTCGCCGACGTGGCCCACGACGTCGCCGCCGTCGCCGACGCCTTCGGGCTGGACACCTTCGCCGTGGCCGGCCGCTCGGGCGGCGCCCCCGGCGCCCTGGCCTGCGCCGCCCTGCTGCCGGAGCGGGTGACCCGGACCGCGGCCCTGGTGCCGCTGGCCCCCCGGGACGCGGAGGACCTGGACTGGTTCGCCGGAATGGCCGCCTCGAACGTACGGGAGTACACCGCCGCCACCGACGACCCGGAGGAGCTCGCGGCCCGGCTCATCCCGCGCGCCGCCGGCATCGCCCGCGACCCCGGCCGGCTCCTGGACGAGCTGCGCCGGGAGCTGACCGCGAGCGACCGCATGATCGTCTCGGACGCGGGACTGCGGTCGATGCTGCTGCGCAACTACCGTGAGGGGGTGCGCGCTTCGGCGTACGGCTGGATCGACGACATCCTCGCCTTCAGCAGCCCCTGGGGCTTCGACCCCGCCGGCATCCGCTGCCCCGTCCTGATCTGGCACGGGGAGCTCGACGTCTTCTCCCCCGTGGGCCACGCCCGCTGGCTGGGCCGCCGCATCCCCGGCGCCACCACCGCCATCGACCCGGACGCCGCGCACTTCGCGGCCCTGCGCGCCCTGCCCGACGTACTCACCTGGCTGCTGCGCGAGCCACTGGGGGAACAGCAGCCCGCCTAG
- a CDS encoding TetR/AcrR family transcriptional regulator: MAGAARRRDGQIAQERMLEEAMTAIAEDGLASLTMSKLADRLGTSGGHILYYYGSKDRLLLEALRWSEEQLAAERAALLRRRVTAARKLELFLELYLPRGPRDPRWTLWIELWARTPSNEDLRTAQEEIDAGWHADLGALLAKGVEQGRFAPTDTAARASELLALLDGLSTRVVLGQRDADRARALERARSAAALLVEHR, from the coding sequence GTGGCAGGAGCGGCACGGCGGCGCGACGGGCAGATCGCCCAGGAGCGGATGCTGGAAGAGGCCATGACGGCGATCGCCGAGGACGGGCTCGCGTCGCTCACCATGTCCAAGCTCGCCGACCGCCTCGGCACCAGCGGCGGCCACATCCTGTACTACTACGGCAGCAAGGACCGGCTGCTGCTGGAGGCGCTGCGCTGGAGCGAGGAACAGCTCGCGGCCGAACGCGCGGCCCTGCTGCGCCGCCGGGTCACGGCCGCCCGCAAGCTGGAGCTCTTCCTGGAGCTGTACCTGCCCCGGGGCCCCCGCGACCCGCGCTGGACGCTGTGGATCGAACTGTGGGCCCGTACGCCGTCCAACGAGGACCTGCGCACCGCCCAGGAGGAGATCGACGCGGGCTGGCACGCGGACCTGGGGGCGCTGCTGGCCAAGGGCGTGGAGCAGGGCCGCTTCGCCCCGACCGACACGGCCGCCCGGGCCTCGGAGCTGCTCGCGCTGCTCGACGGGCTGAGCACGCGGGTGGTGCTGGGCCAGCGGGACGCCGACCGGGCGCGGGCCCTGGAGCGGGCGCGCTCGGCGGCCGCCCTGCTGGTCGAGCACCGCTGA
- a CDS encoding purine-cytosine permease family protein, translated as MSDEIFRVETRGIDPIPDAERHGSARDLFWLWFGSNLTFTYVINGALAVAFGLTFWQAAAVVVTGGLAFFAISAAGLSGIRTGTATLVISRAAFGVRGNLPAGVLNWLVGIGYTILNTVVGTLALEVFLEDLGLLHGTPARATALFVTLALTFVVAMWGHATVQFAERWMAYVLAAGFAALLAFLLPGADTSAPAATVPGASGWSLAFVIMLAAPFSYLPMPADYTRYLPRTTSLKSITWYGALGGFLSSVALGVAGVAAATRTDMTDAVAGTESLLPVWFQPLFLALVLGGSVTNSIITLYSSSLNLQVLGIPWTRAKAIVVSAAITGAGSLAALFLTDFTSALTSFLSLLIIVFAPWGGVFLADMLLRRCRYDGHALHTTGPGGAYWYRSGYHPAGLAALLAGIAFAALTCDSELWTGPLVAPLGGADLTLLGAVVSGLAYTALYRRTPAAVPAAA; from the coding sequence ATGAGTGACGAGATCTTCAGAGTCGAGACGCGCGGCATCGATCCGATCCCGGACGCCGAACGGCACGGCAGCGCGCGTGACCTCTTCTGGCTCTGGTTCGGCTCCAACCTGACCTTCACCTACGTGATCAACGGGGCCCTGGCCGTCGCCTTCGGCCTCACCTTCTGGCAGGCCGCCGCCGTGGTCGTGACCGGCGGACTGGCCTTCTTCGCCATCAGCGCCGCCGGACTGTCCGGCATCCGCACCGGCACCGCCACCCTGGTCATCTCCCGCGCCGCCTTCGGCGTCCGGGGCAACCTCCCCGCCGGAGTCCTCAACTGGCTCGTCGGCATCGGCTACACCATCCTCAACACCGTCGTCGGCACCCTCGCCCTGGAGGTCTTCCTGGAGGACCTGGGCCTGCTCCACGGCACCCCCGCCCGCGCCACCGCCCTCTTCGTCACCCTCGCCCTGACCTTCGTCGTGGCCATGTGGGGCCACGCCACCGTCCAGTTCGCCGAACGCTGGATGGCCTACGTCCTCGCCGCCGGCTTCGCCGCCCTGCTCGCCTTCCTGCTCCCGGGCGCCGACACCTCCGCCCCCGCGGCCACCGTGCCCGGCGCCTCCGGCTGGAGCCTGGCCTTCGTCATCATGCTGGCGGCCCCCTTCTCCTACCTGCCGATGCCCGCCGACTACACCCGCTACCTGCCCCGCACCACCTCTCTGAAGTCGATCACCTGGTACGGGGCCCTCGGCGGCTTCCTCTCCTCCGTCGCCCTCGGCGTCGCGGGCGTCGCCGCCGCCACCCGCACCGACATGACCGACGCCGTCGCCGGCACCGAAAGCCTGCTGCCCGTCTGGTTCCAGCCGCTGTTCCTGGCCCTCGTCCTGGGCGGCTCCGTCACCAACTCGATCATCACCCTCTACTCGTCCAGCCTGAACCTCCAGGTCCTGGGCATCCCGTGGACCCGCGCCAAGGCCATCGTCGTCAGCGCCGCCATCACCGGGGCCGGCTCCCTCGCCGCGCTCTTCCTCACCGACTTCACCAGCGCGCTGACCTCCTTCCTCTCGCTCCTGATCATCGTCTTCGCGCCCTGGGGCGGGGTCTTCCTCGCCGACATGCTGCTGCGCCGCTGCCGCTACGACGGCCACGCCCTGCACACCACCGGCCCCGGCGGCGCCTACTGGTACCGCTCCGGCTACCACCCGGCCGGCCTGGCCGCCCTCCTCGCCGGCATCGCCTTCGCCGCCCTGACCTGCGACTCCGAGCTGTGGACCGGACCGCTCGTGGCACCCCTCGGCGGAGCCGACCTCACCCTCCTCGGCGCCGTCGTCTCCGGCCTCGCCTACACGGCCCTGTACCGCCGGACCCCCGCCGCCGTCCCCGCCGCCGCCTGA
- a CDS encoding amidohydrolase, protein MNHPADLLLTGARIHTVDPDLPEAEALAVRDGRIVWIGPDHGAAAWAGPDTERIDAAGKLVLPGFIDAHNHVRLGSDDACVQLAGARTLEGIHDRIRAWRSEHPDAEWIEAEGFDYSAVPGGRMPCAADLDPVTGDVPAIVLSYDVHTAWLNTAALRRLGVGRDRTDLPFGTAATDPETGEPTGFVTDFAVKGLSRAGHRALRELGVPWASPDRQYGRLAKSLDDAIGFGITTVVEPQNSLDDLELFERARAEGRLRSRIVAALFHPRGTGDADLDEFADAARRFADDRLRVGPLKLYIDDVVEPRTAALLEPYTGCGHHRGETFYPAEEFAELLAKLDARGFQCFVHATGDRGIRTVLDAVAHARAVNGPRDARHQVVHVECLDPEDVPRFAELGVVACMQPRHCAPEIAGPGQDWARNVGEERWHKAWPMRSLHAAGAVLAFSSDWNVAEMDPMIGIYTAVTRRPLDGGEPWRPQETVDVETAVYGYTMGSAHANFLEEERGSLTVGKAADFVVLSRDILRIAPESIPGTVAETVVVAGGIVHRAAG, encoded by the coding sequence GTGAACCACCCCGCCGACCTGCTGCTCACCGGAGCCCGCATCCACACCGTGGACCCGGACCTGCCCGAGGCCGAGGCCCTCGCCGTGCGTGACGGCCGCATCGTGTGGATCGGCCCCGACCACGGGGCCGCCGCCTGGGCCGGGCCGGACACGGAGCGGATCGACGCCGCCGGGAAGCTGGTCCTCCCCGGCTTCATCGACGCCCACAACCACGTCCGGCTCGGCTCCGACGACGCCTGCGTCCAGCTCGCCGGGGCGCGCACCCTGGAGGGCATCCACGACCGGATCCGGGCCTGGCGGTCCGAGCACCCGGACGCCGAGTGGATCGAGGCCGAGGGCTTCGACTACTCCGCCGTCCCCGGCGGGCGGATGCCGTGCGCCGCCGACCTCGACCCGGTCACCGGGGACGTACCGGCGATCGTGCTCTCGTACGACGTCCACACCGCCTGGCTGAACACGGCCGCCCTGCGCCGGCTCGGCGTCGGCCGCGACCGCACCGACCTGCCCTTCGGCACGGCCGCCACCGACCCGGAGACCGGCGAGCCCACCGGCTTCGTCACGGACTTCGCCGTCAAGGGCCTCTCCCGCGCGGGCCACCGGGCCCTGCGCGAGCTCGGCGTGCCGTGGGCGTCACCGGACCGGCAGTACGGGCGGCTCGCCAAGAGCCTCGACGACGCCATCGGCTTCGGCATCACCACGGTGGTCGAGCCACAGAACTCCCTCGACGACCTCGAACTCTTCGAACGGGCGCGGGCGGAGGGGCGGCTGCGCTCCCGGATCGTGGCGGCGCTGTTCCACCCGCGCGGCACCGGCGACGCCGACCTCGACGAGTTCGCCGACGCGGCCCGGCGCTTCGCGGACGACCGGCTGCGGGTCGGCCCGCTCAAGCTGTACATCGACGACGTGGTGGAACCCCGTACGGCCGCGCTGCTGGAGCCGTACACCGGCTGCGGGCACCACCGCGGCGAGACCTTCTACCCGGCGGAGGAGTTCGCGGAGCTGCTGGCGAAGCTGGACGCGCGGGGCTTCCAGTGCTTCGTGCACGCCACCGGCGACCGGGGCATCCGCACCGTCCTCGACGCCGTCGCGCACGCCCGGGCGGTGAACGGCCCGCGCGACGCCCGCCACCAGGTCGTCCACGTGGAATGCCTGGACCCCGAGGACGTGCCCCGCTTCGCGGAGCTGGGCGTGGTCGCCTGCATGCAGCCCAGGCACTGCGCGCCCGAGATCGCCGGCCCGGGCCAGGACTGGGCCCGGAACGTGGGCGAGGAGCGCTGGCACAAGGCCTGGCCGATGCGGAGCCTGCACGCGGCGGGGGCGGTGCTGGCCTTCTCCAGCGACTGGAACGTCGCCGAGATGGACCCGATGATCGGCATCTACACCGCCGTCACCCGCCGCCCCCTGGACGGCGGCGAACCCTGGCGGCCGCAGGAGACGGTGGACGTGGAGACGGCGGTGTACGGCTACACGATGGGCTCCGCCCACGCCAACTTCCTGGAGGAGGAGCGGGGTTCCCTCACGGTCGGCAAGGCCGCCGACTTCGTGGTGCTGTCCCGCGACATCCTGCGGATCGCCCCGGAGTCCATCCCCGGCACGGTGGCCGAGACGGTGGTGGTGGCGGGCGGGATCGTCCACCGGGCGGCGGGCTGA
- a CDS encoding DUF3533 domain-containing protein translates to MTHPTKSSGFLAEIKDAVTARAALLVVGVLALQLAFITSYIGAFHHPKPSEIPIAVAAPAEALAAQTVKALDALPGGPLDPRAVEDEAAALAQVRNRDVDGALVVDPAGTTDRLLVASGAGASLSQALEQVVGAAEKARGRTVRVVDVAPADRGDSRGLSSFYLVIGWCVGGYLCAAILAISAGARPANMHRAVIRLGALLLYSIAAGLLGTVIAGPVLGALPGPLMALWGLGTLVVFAVGALTLALQGVAGVVGIGLAILVVVVFGNPSAGGAYPYPLLPPFWRAIGPALPPGAGTYAARSLTYFKGNGAGGPMLVLAAWAVAGSVITLVCAVTRRGRPGAAVGSGLPGDAPSVPRFTGT, encoded by the coding sequence ATGACCCACCCCACCAAGAGCAGCGGCTTCCTCGCCGAGATCAAGGACGCCGTGACCGCCCGGGCAGCCCTGCTGGTCGTGGGGGTGCTGGCCCTCCAGCTGGCGTTCATCACCTCCTACATCGGGGCCTTCCACCACCCGAAGCCCAGCGAGATCCCGATCGCGGTGGCCGCCCCCGCCGAGGCCCTCGCCGCGCAGACGGTGAAGGCCCTCGACGCCCTGCCCGGCGGTCCGCTCGACCCGCGCGCGGTCGAGGACGAGGCGGCGGCGCTCGCGCAGGTCCGGAACCGGGACGTGGACGGCGCCCTGGTCGTCGACCCGGCCGGCACCACCGACCGGCTGCTGGTCGCGAGCGGTGCCGGGGCCTCGCTCTCGCAGGCCCTGGAGCAGGTCGTCGGCGCGGCCGAGAAGGCGCGGGGCCGCACGGTCCGGGTCGTCGACGTGGCCCCCGCCGACCGGGGCGACAGCCGCGGCCTGAGCTCCTTCTACCTGGTGATCGGCTGGTGCGTGGGCGGCTACCTGTGCGCGGCGATCCTGGCGATCAGCGCCGGCGCCCGGCCCGCCAACATGCACCGCGCGGTCATCCGGCTCGGCGCGCTGCTGCTGTACTCGATCGCCGCCGGGCTGCTCGGCACGGTCATCGCCGGCCCTGTGCTGGGCGCGCTGCCCGGTCCGCTCATGGCCCTGTGGGGGCTGGGCACCCTGGTGGTCTTCGCCGTCGGCGCCCTCACCCTGGCCCTCCAGGGGGTCGCCGGCGTGGTCGGCATCGGCCTGGCCATCCTGGTGGTCGTGGTGTTCGGCAACCCGAGCGCCGGCGGTGCCTACCCGTACCCGCTGCTGCCGCCGTTCTGGCGGGCGATCGGTCCGGCCCTGCCGCCGGGCGCCGGTACGTACGCCGCGCGTTCCCTCACGTACTTCAAGGGCAACGGGGCGGGCGGCCCCATGCTGGTGCTGGCCGCCTGGGCGGTGGCCGGCTCCGTGATCACCCTGGTCTGCGCCGTCACGCGCCGCGGCCGCCCCGGGGCGGCGGTGGGCAGCGGCCTCCCCGGCGACGCCCCGTCCGTCCCCCGCTTCACCGGGACGTGA
- a CDS encoding DNA polymerase III subunit alpha gives MPGFTHLHTVSGFSVRYGASHPERLAQRAAERGMDALALTDRDSLAGAVRFAKAAAAAGIRPLFGVDLAVPPGGSPADRPGGSGPAGEASYRRRTPVRGGAFVDESAPRALFLARDGAAGWAELCRMVTAAFAPAGRGEGAGAAGPVPVPGSGPAGWADGAGGGSGDGLVVPGGFDADGRFAGAGSAAGRGLSWEALRGEGVFVLLGPGSEVGRALAAGRPDRAARLLAPWREVYGDALRLEAVHHGRTGTGPGSLRLAARTVGFAAEQGVTAVLTNAVRYADPGQGPVADVLDAARRLVPLGPRTTRDSGERWLKDPAAMAEAAERIAEAAGLRAADARRLLARTRETAEACSVDPEDDLGIGSVHFPEARLVGADRRTAQRVLASRASAGMVLRGYAGRRAYWDRMEEELDVIAHHGYASYFLTVAQVVDDVRETGIRVAARGSGAGSLVNHLLGIAHADPVEHGLLMERFLSKRRRVLPDIDIDVESARRLEVYRRIIGRFGAERVATVAMPETYRVRHAVRDVGAALSMDPAAVDRLAKAFPHIRARDARAALAELPELRELREGRAQEHERLWDLVEALDALPRGTAMHPCGVLLSDASLLARTPVVPTSGEGFPMSQFDKDDVEDLGLLKLDVLGVRMQSAMAHAVTELKRATGLDLDLDDPAQVPPGDGPTYELIRSAETLGCFQIESPGQRDLVGRLQPDSFHDLVVDISLFRPGPVAADMVRPFIEARHGRAPVRFPHPDLADALSETYGVVVFHEQIIEIVHVMTGCGRDEADRVRRGLSDPDSQGRIKAWFAATAAGRGYAPEVVARTWEIVEAFGSYGFCKAHAVAFAVPTYQSAWLKAHHPAAFYAGLLTHDPGMYPKRLLLADARRRGVPVLPLDVNRSAAAHRIELVSDAQEGRGPERWGLRLALSDVHGISEAEARRIEAGQPYASLRDFWDRAHPGRPVAERLAQVGALDAFGANRRDLLLHVTELHGAQRAAGTSGAAQLPLGGGRSTAPVGLPDLSDAERLSAELGVLGMDASRHLMNDHHAFLAELGVTPAARLRDTGHGRTVLVAGAKAATQTPPIRSGRRVIFTTLDDGTGLVDLAFFDDSQEACAHTVFHSFLLLVRGVVQRRGPQSLSVVGSAAWNLAELAELRAHSGLEAVTARLAEPLPGEGEGDGGGTGNGRRIHLPTGYEMNPWADLQPPGERAATGRKLWHSSPGSAG, from the coding sequence GTGCCTGGTTTTACGCATCTGCACACCGTTTCGGGGTTCTCCGTGCGGTACGGGGCCTCACACCCGGAGCGGCTGGCGCAGCGAGCCGCCGAGCGCGGCATGGACGCCCTCGCCCTCACCGACCGCGACAGCCTCGCGGGCGCGGTGCGGTTCGCGAAGGCGGCCGCCGCGGCCGGGATCCGGCCGCTGTTCGGCGTGGACCTGGCCGTGCCCCCCGGGGGATCGCCCGCCGACCGGCCGGGCGGCTCCGGCCCGGCCGGCGAGGCCTCGTACCGCAGGCGCACCCCCGTCAGGGGCGGCGCCTTCGTGGACGAGTCCGCCCCGCGCGCGCTCTTCCTGGCCCGGGACGGGGCCGCCGGCTGGGCGGAACTGTGCCGGATGGTCACGGCCGCCTTCGCCCCGGCCGGCCGGGGAGAGGGAGCCGGGGCCGCGGGCCCCGTCCCGGTCCCCGGCTCCGGCCCGGCCGGGTGGGCCGACGGGGCCGGTGGCGGCTCCGGCGACGGGCTCGTGGTGCCGGGGGGCTTCGACGCCGACGGCCGGTTCGCGGGGGCGGGCTCCGCCGCGGGCCGCGGGCTGTCGTGGGAGGCGTTGCGCGGGGAAGGGGTGTTCGTGCTGCTCGGGCCCGGCTCCGAGGTGGGCCGGGCGCTCGCCGCCGGACGACCCGACCGGGCCGCGCGGCTGCTCGCGCCCTGGCGGGAGGTCTACGGCGACGCCCTGCGCCTGGAGGCCGTCCACCACGGCCGCACCGGCACCGGCCCCGGCTCGCTGCGCCTGGCCGCCCGTACCGTCGGCTTCGCCGCCGAGCAGGGCGTCACGGCCGTGCTGACCAACGCCGTCCGGTACGCCGACCCCGGCCAGGGCCCCGTGGCCGACGTCCTCGACGCCGCCCGCAGGCTCGTCCCCCTCGGCCCCCGCACCACCCGCGACAGCGGCGAGCGGTGGCTCAAGGACCCCGCCGCCATGGCCGAGGCCGCCGAACGGATCGCCGAGGCGGCCGGACTGCGCGCCGCCGACGCCCGCCGGCTGCTCGCCCGGACCCGGGAGACCGCCGAGGCCTGCTCCGTGGACCCCGAGGACGACCTCGGCATCGGCTCCGTGCACTTCCCCGAGGCCCGCCTCGTCGGCGCCGACCGCCGCACCGCCCAGCGGGTGCTCGCCTCCCGCGCCTCCGCCGGCATGGTGCTGCGCGGCTACGCCGGGCGGCGCGCGTACTGGGACCGGATGGAGGAGGAGCTCGACGTCATCGCCCACCACGGCTACGCCTCGTACTTCCTGACGGTCGCCCAGGTCGTGGACGACGTACGGGAGACGGGCATCCGGGTGGCCGCGCGCGGCTCCGGCGCGGGCTCCCTCGTCAACCACCTCCTCGGCATCGCGCACGCCGACCCCGTCGAGCACGGCCTGCTGATGGAGCGCTTCCTGTCCAAGCGCCGCCGCGTGCTGCCCGACATCGACATCGACGTGGAATCCGCCCGCCGGCTGGAGGTCTACCGCCGGATCATCGGCCGTTTCGGCGCCGAACGCGTCGCCACCGTCGCCATGCCCGAGACCTACCGGGTCCGCCACGCCGTCCGCGACGTCGGCGCCGCCCTGTCCATGGACCCGGCCGCCGTCGACCGGCTCGCCAAGGCCTTCCCGCACATCCGGGCCCGCGACGCCCGCGCGGCCCTGGCCGAACTGCCCGAACTCCGCGAGCTGCGCGAGGGGCGGGCACAGGAGCACGAGCGGCTGTGGGACCTCGTCGAGGCGCTCGACGCGCTGCCGCGCGGGACCGCCATGCACCCGTGCGGGGTGCTGCTCTCCGACGCCTCGCTGCTCGCCCGCACCCCGGTGGTGCCCACCAGCGGCGAGGGCTTCCCCATGTCCCAGTTCGACAAGGACGACGTGGAGGACCTCGGGCTGCTCAAACTCGACGTGCTGGGCGTGCGCATGCAGTCCGCGATGGCGCACGCGGTCACCGAGCTCAAGCGGGCCACGGGCCTCGACCTCGACCTCGACGACCCCGCGCAGGTCCCCCCGGGCGACGGGCCGACGTACGAACTGATCCGCTCCGCCGAGACGCTGGGCTGCTTCCAGATCGAGTCCCCCGGACAGCGCGACCTGGTGGGCCGGCTCCAGCCCGACTCCTTCCACGACCTGGTCGTCGACATCTCCCTCTTCCGGCCCGGCCCCGTCGCCGCCGACATGGTGCGCCCCTTCATCGAGGCCCGGCACGGGCGGGCCCCGGTCCGCTTCCCGCACCCGGACCTGGCCGACGCACTGAGCGAGACGTACGGGGTGGTGGTCTTCCACGAGCAGATCATCGAGATCGTGCACGTCATGACCGGCTGCGGCCGCGACGAGGCCGACCGGGTGCGGCGCGGGCTCTCCGACCCGGACTCCCAGGGCCGGATCAAGGCCTGGTTCGCGGCGACGGCCGCCGGGCGCGGCTACGCGCCCGAGGTGGTCGCCCGGACCTGGGAGATCGTCGAGGCCTTCGGCAGCTACGGCTTCTGCAAGGCCCACGCCGTGGCCTTCGCCGTGCCCACCTACCAGTCGGCGTGGCTCAAGGCCCACCACCCGGCGGCCTTCTACGCGGGGCTGCTCACCCACGACCCCGGGATGTACCCGAAGCGGCTGCTGCTGGCGGATGCCCGGCGGCGGGGCGTGCCGGTGCTGCCGCTCGACGTGAACCGCTCGGCGGCCGCCCACCGCATCGAACTGGTGTCCGATGCCCAGGAGGGGAGGGGGCCGGAACGGTGGGGGCTGCGGCTCGCCCTCTCCGACGTCCACGGCATCAGCGAAGCCGAGGCCCGCCGGATCGAGGCCGGGCAGCCGTACGCCTCCCTGCGCGACTTCTGGGACCGCGCCCACCCGGGCCGACCGGTCGCCGAACGGCTCGCCCAGGTCGGCGCGTTGGACGCGTTCGGCGCCAACCGCCGCGACCTGCTCCTGCACGTGACGGAACTGCACGGCGCCCAGCGCGCCGCCGGCACCAGCGGCGCGGCCCAACTGCCCCTCGGCGGCGGCCGGTCCACCGCTCCCGTCGGCCTGCCCGACCTGAGCGACGCCGAACGGCTCAGCGCCGAACTCGGCGTCCTCGGCATGGACGCCTCCCGCCACCTGATGAACGACCACCACGCCTTCCTCGCCGAGCTGGGCGTGACCCCGGCCGCCCGCCTGCGGGACACCGGACACGGGCGGACCGTCCTCGTCGCGGGCGCCAAGGCGGCCACCCAGACCCCGCCGATCCGCTCCGGCCGCCGCGTCATCTTCACCACCCTCGACGACGGCACCGGCCTGGTCGACCTGGCCTTCTTCGACGACAGCCAGGAGGCCTGCGCGCACACCGTCTTCCACTCCTTCCTGCTGCTCGTACGGGGAGTCGTGCAGCGCCGCGGCCCGCAGAGCCTGAGCGTGGTCGGGTCCGCCGCCTGGAACCTCGCCGAGCTGGCCGAACTGCGCGCCCACAGCGGCCTGGAGGCGGTCACGGCCCGCCTCGCCGAACCCCTCCCCGGGGAGGGCGAGGGCGACGGAGGCGGCACCGGCAACGGCCGCCGCATCCACCTCCCCACCGGCTACGAGATGAACCCCTGGGCCGACCTCCAGCCGCCCGGGGAACGCGCCGCCACCGGCCGCAAGCTGTGGCACTCCAGCCCGGGGAGCGCGGGATGA
- a CDS encoding DNA polymerase Y family protein, whose amino-acid sequence MSAATAAGVLHVRCAPTLPGEGYREVLELLREFSPLVQALPPRAALVQVRGAQRYFGADAARIAEVVRLRAVARLGTDVRIGVAATWAVASMASARIQGPGGVLAVPAEAVAGFLDPLPVEELYGLGSRQAEALRRYGLHTVGALTHVPPGVVERILGKRAGRLAAERARGIDPRPVTPRDLPSSAAVRTGFTRQELDGPHARAELLGLVVRLGAQLRGRRQAARSLSLTLRFAGGTRWERSRRLAEPSAHDEDLRTLAYRLMDAAGLQRARLTGMVLRAEDLTAAEDVTRQLTLDPVRESRLTVEAAIDRANARFGPGTVRPASVAGPVRRRSDPVEHQPGRLRAQRGGLGLDQVELGLAGEPAGGVPVLDGPAARHRHAGRRRPDGQVQGGGPQGEAVPGALPARDLVAQGVGLGAQPGGALGEAQAEVLVRR is encoded by the coding sequence ATGAGCGCCGCCACAGCGGCCGGCGTGCTGCACGTCCGCTGCGCCCCCACCCTGCCCGGGGAGGGCTACCGCGAGGTGCTGGAGCTGCTGCGCGAGTTCTCCCCGCTCGTCCAGGCCCTGCCGCCGCGCGCCGCGCTGGTCCAGGTCCGCGGCGCCCAGCGGTACTTCGGCGCCGACGCCGCCCGCATCGCCGAGGTGGTCCGGCTGCGCGCGGTGGCCCGGCTGGGCACCGACGTCCGGATCGGGGTCGCCGCCACCTGGGCGGTGGCGTCCATGGCATCCGCCCGGATCCAGGGGCCCGGCGGGGTGCTGGCCGTGCCCGCGGAGGCGGTGGCGGGCTTCCTGGACCCGCTCCCGGTGGAGGAGCTGTACGGGCTCGGCTCCCGGCAGGCCGAGGCGCTGCGCCGGTACGGGCTGCACACCGTCGGGGCGCTCACCCACGTCCCGCCCGGGGTCGTCGAGCGGATCCTCGGCAAACGGGCCGGCCGGCTCGCGGCCGAGCGGGCCCGCGGGATCGACCCGCGCCCGGTCACCCCGCGCGACCTGCCCTCCTCCGCCGCCGTCCGCACCGGGTTCACCCGCCAGGAGCTGGACGGCCCGCACGCCCGGGCCGAGCTGCTCGGCCTCGTGGTCCGGCTCGGCGCACAGCTGCGCGGACGCCGCCAGGCCGCCCGGTCCCTGTCGCTGACCCTGCGCTTCGCGGGCGGCACCCGGTGGGAGAGGTCCCGGCGGCTGGCGGAGCCCTCGGCCCACGACGAGGACCTGCGCACCCTCGCGTACCGGCTGATGGACGCGGCCGGCCTGCAACGGGCCCGGCTGACCGGGATGGTGCTGCGCGCGGAGGACCTCACGGCCGCGGAGGACGTGACCCGCCAGCTCACGCTGGACCCGGTCCGCGAGTCCCGGCTGACGGTGGAGGCCGCCATCGACCGCGCCAACGCCCGGTTCGGCCCCGGCACGGTCCGCCCCGCGTCGGTGGCGGGCCCGGTGCGGCGGCGCTCAGACCCCGTCGAGCATCAGCCGGGCCGTCTCCGCGCGCAGCGGGGTGGTCTGGGCCTGGATCAGGTGGAACTGGGCCTCGCGGGAGAGCCGGCCGGCGGTGTGCCCGTACTGGACGGCCCGGCCGCCCGCCACCGCCACGCAGGTCGCCGCCGCCCGGACGGCCAGGTCCAGGGCGGCGGCCCGCAGGGTGAGGCGGTCCCCGGTGCGCTCCCCGCGCGGGACCTCGTCGCGCAGGGCGTAGGCCTCGGCGCGCAGCCGGGCGGTGCGCTCGGCGAGGCGCAGGCCGAGGTCCTCGTACGGCGGTGA